A single Mytilus trossulus isolate FHL-02 chromosome 12, PNRI_Mtr1.1.1.hap1, whole genome shotgun sequence DNA region contains:
- the LOC134692519 gene encoding uncharacterized protein LOC134692519 gives FYYVLLIDWPVSNKKIAFVKKDDITKCTEKSLTEIYKRRKGKVYDMTGNKKGKLLIISNVQCHQRTETKSTVDSYSKETESIEKCGKLVDFDQTSILQLFKEIKYESKAATDLQKNVSGEIMQTFLADQLCKGDNSVFDSLVIVIFSGGLKYKPGHIYDKDGIEVEREGIIEMIRKSTAFKDKPKIVIIRTYNFEGDTEAIDVLDAEKHDIPLTTKEPNKDDLFVVSSQPRTKTGPWIIGDGIQGSYFIQAFIHIFKYMAHDKSFMEMMKEIDNCLTSALVTGKGKQHVANVIVLEHSEEKDLFFFPGLNGIVTGWPDLKTGGQTVQKKNIKQCSGDLYNEITKETTTYSMTGKKRGQFILISNTQYKPQSSSTENKEEEDKEKRHSDFDNTSMNQLFKYMGYDTDGTQVNKTNEEIKEFLKEKFSKIDNDASSMYDSLVILFLSGKYESSTSEIYDRDGKIVPLKEMLEITKSCKHFKGKPKVVFIQAYSVKEAVCAFVSSDSAAKDILQNSNPNTDDLFVVSNYQRTEQGPWLIGEHMSGSYFIQAIVHVFKNFAFEKSFMELLQEANSCLMKAVVPVMTTDGCNSGVVEKKMVAQIVLLQFCEEKKLYFFPGYTNASSSGMPVHSPTD, from the exons ttttattatgttctaCTTATAGATTGGCCAgtttcaaacaagaaaattgcATTTGTAAAGAAAGATGACATAACAAAATGCACTGAAAAATCACTAACAgagatatataaaagaagaaaaggaAAG GTTTACGATATGACTGGCAACAAGAAAGGGAAACTGCTTATTATCTCAAATGTTCAATGTCACCAGAGGACAGAAACAAAATCAACAGTTGATTCTTATTCCAAAGAGACAGAGAGTATTGAGAAATGTGGAAAATTGGTGGACTTCGATCAAACTTCTATATTACAACTATTTAAGGAAATTAAGTATGAGTCAAAAGCAGCTACtgatttacagaaaaatgtttCAGGGGAG ATTATGCAAACTTTCCTTGCTGATCAGTTAtgcaagggagataattcagtCTTTGATAGCCTTGTTATTGTAATATTCTCCGGTGGACTAAAATATAAACCAGGACACATATATGACAAAGATGGCATCGAAGTAGAAAGAGAAGGGATAATTGAAATGATCAGGAAATCTACAGCATTCAAAGACAAACCAAAAATAGTCATCATAAGAACATATAATTTTGaag GAGACACAGAGGCTATTGATGTTCTGGACGCTGAAAAACATGATATCCCTCTGACAACAAAAGAGCCAAATAAAGATGATTTATTCGTGGTGTCATCTCAACCAAGGACAA aaacggGACCTTGGATCATTGGCGATGGCATTCAAGGATCATACTTCATACAggcttttattcatattttcaagTATATGGCTCACGACAAATCATTTATGGAAATGATGAAGGAG ATAGATAATTGTCTCACCAGTGCTTTGGTAACGGGTAAAGGAAAGCAACATGTGGCAAACGTTATAGTTCTGGAACATAGTGAGGAGAAGGACTTATTCTTTTTCCCAGGATTAAACGGAATAG TAACTGGATGGCCCGACTTAAAAACTGGTGGACAAACAGTgcagaagaaaaatataaaacaatgttcAGGGGATTTGTATAACGAGATTACAAAAGAAACAACG ACGTACTCAATGACAGGTAAAAAGAGAGGGCAGTTCATCTTGATATCTAACACACAGTACAAACCCCAATCTAGTAGCACCGAGAACAAAGAGGAGGAAGACAAGGAAAAAAGACATTCAGACTTTGATAACACCAGCATGAATCAGCTATTTAAGTACATGGGATATGACACAGATGGCACCCAggttaataaaacaaatgag GAAATAAAAGagtttttgaaagaaaagttTAGTAAGATAGACAATGATGCGTCTTCTATGTATGATAGCCTTGTCATACTGTTCTTGTCTGGGAAATATGAATCGTCCACATCAGAGATTTATGACAGAGATGGGAAAATTGTACCTTTGAAGGAAATGTTAGAAATAACCAAAAgctgtaaacattttaaaggaaaacCAAAAGTTGTTTTCATCCAAGCCTATAGCGTTAAAG AAGCAGTGTGTGCCTTTGTGTCATCAGATTCTGCCGCTAAGGACATCCTACAAAATAGCAATCCAAACACAGATGACTTGTTTGTGGTGTCAAATTATCAAAGAACAG AGCAAGGTCCATGGTTAATTGGTGAACACATGAGTGGATCATACTTCATTCAGGCAATTGTACACGTCTTCAAGAACTTTGCATTCGAAAAATCATTTATGGAATTGTTGCAAGAG GCTAACAGCTGTTTGATGAAAGCTGTGGTACCAGTCATGACAACAGACGGTTGTAACAGTGGGGTAGTcgagaaaaaaatggttgcaCAAATTGTCTTGCTACAATTTTGTGAGGaaaaaaagctttatttttttccGGGATATACAAATGCTTCATCATCAGGAATGCCAGTGCATTCTCCCACAGATTAG